In Ectothiorhodospira sp. BSL-9, a single window of DNA contains:
- a CDS encoding Bax inhibitor-1/YccA family protein: MQTERASTVTQQAQSQALATNKVIRNTYMLLSMTLAFSAIMAFVAMAVGAPPVHWIVMLAIFIGMPFGIHALRNSVWSIPLTFAFTGIMGFILGPIVSLYLSLPNGPAIVGGALASTALVFVGLSAYALVTRKDFSFLGGFVFVGFLVILAAIIANLFLAIPALSLAISSAVVLLVSAAILWDTSRMVHDGEANYVVMTVSLFANIYVLFLHMLNLFAMLSGDN; this comes from the coding sequence ATGCAGACGGAGCGCGCGAGCACCGTAACCCAGCAGGCCCAGAGCCAGGCTCTGGCCACCAACAAGGTTATCCGCAACACCTACATGCTGCTGTCCATGACCCTGGCGTTCAGCGCCATCATGGCCTTCGTGGCCATGGCGGTGGGGGCGCCGCCGGTGCACTGGATCGTGATGCTGGCCATCTTCATCGGCATGCCCTTTGGTATCCATGCCCTGCGTAACAGCGTGTGGAGCATTCCGCTCACCTTTGCCTTTACCGGCATCATGGGCTTCATCCTGGGCCCCATCGTCTCCCTGTACCTGAGCCTGCCCAACGGCCCGGCCATTGTCGGCGGTGCCCTGGCCTCCACGGCGCTGGTCTTTGTGGGGCTGTCCGCCTACGCCCTGGTCACCCGCAAGGACTTCAGTTTCCTGGGCGGCTTCGTGTTCGTGGGCTTCCTGGTGATCCTGGCGGCCATCATCGCCAACCTGTTCCTGGCCATCCCGGCCCTGTCCCTGGCCATCTCCTCGGCCGTGGTGCTGCTGGTATCGGCTGCCATCCTGTGGGACACCAGCCGCATGGTGCATGACGGCGAGGCCAACTACGTGGTGATGACCGTCTCCCTGTTCGCCAACATCTATGTGCTGTTCCTGCACATGCT
- a CDS encoding NnrU family protein, whose product MILGLVLFLGMHSTRIFADDWRRARIDQFGEKAWMGFASVVSLIGFILIVWGYGMARMDPTWLWYPPLWTFHVTALFSLVAFIFLAAAFVPNNHIKARVGHPMVIAVKVWALGHLFSNGTLADLILFGSLLVWAVLSFRAARKRDSAQGTAPAAANLKADAITVVVGLVGYFAFSLFLHELLIGKPVMV is encoded by the coding sequence ATGATCCTTGGTCTTGTGCTCTTCCTGGGCATGCACTCCACCCGCATCTTCGCGGACGACTGGCGTCGCGCCCGGATCGACCAGTTTGGCGAGAAGGCCTGGATGGGGTTTGCCTCCGTCGTTTCACTGATCGGCTTCATCCTGATCGTCTGGGGCTACGGCATGGCCCGGATGGACCCCACCTGGCTCTGGTACCCGCCGTTGTGGACCTTCCACGTCACCGCCCTGTTCAGTCTGGTGGCCTTCATCTTCCTGGCCGCCGCCTTTGTGCCCAACAACCATATCAAGGCCCGCGTCGGGCACCCCATGGTGATCGCCGTCAAGGTGTGGGCCCTGGGCCACCTGTTCTCCAACGGCACCCTGGCCGACCTGATCCTGTTCGGTTCGCTGCTGGTCTGGGCCGTGTTGTCCTTCCGGGCCGCGCGCAAGAGAGATTCCGCTCAGGGAACGGCGCCTGCTGCCGCTAACCTGAAAGCGGACGCCATCACTGTGGTGGTGGGCCTTGTTGGCTACTTCGCCTTCTCGCTGTTCCTGCATGAGTTGCTGATCGGCAAGCCGGTGATGGTCTGA
- a CDS encoding PAS domain-containing methyl-accepting chemotaxis protein → MKKNLPVTGREQAVSDHANILSTTDLKGAISYVNDDFIRISGFVDDELLRRNHNIVRHPDMPPAAFKDLWDSVKGGRAWMGLVKNRCKNGDHYWVSAYVMPIRKNGQVAEYQSVRTRPARDWVDRANGVYAGLMNNHLPLAMRLPMPPVAVRLAGGMAVSAMLALGLGALLGAPALTAVVPVLLALVLAGGLGIWLLQPLGQLRIRAREITHNPVEQYVYTGRADEFGEIEFAMRMLRSETGAAVGRVSDAASQLAEYADSMVGSVRRTRDEILRQQAETDQVATAVNQMTASVQEVARNAQNAAEAALAADTSAGQGRQVVSSTEQVIGQLADEVERAARVIQELEESAGSISAVLEVIRGIAEQTNMLALNAAIEAARAGEHGRGFSVVADEVRSLASRTHESTQEIQSTIEKLQRGAHSSVEVMQNSRKQAEKSVEQAGRAAQSLEEIASSVAAITDMSAQIATAVDQQGSVSEEINQSITRIRGYADGNADSGQQIESAASQVAGLSAELKLLARQFWERRN, encoded by the coding sequence ATGAAGAAGAATCTGCCGGTCACCGGCCGGGAACAGGCGGTATCGGATCACGCCAATATTCTGTCCACGACGGACCTCAAGGGCGCCATTTCCTACGTCAACGACGACTTCATCCGCATCAGCGGGTTCGTCGACGATGAGTTGCTCAGGCGCAATCACAACATCGTCCGCCATCCGGACATGCCCCCTGCAGCCTTCAAGGACCTCTGGGACAGCGTCAAGGGTGGCCGCGCCTGGATGGGCCTGGTCAAGAATCGTTGCAAGAACGGCGACCACTACTGGGTGAGTGCCTACGTCATGCCCATCCGCAAGAACGGGCAGGTGGCTGAGTACCAGTCGGTGCGCACCCGTCCCGCACGGGACTGGGTGGATCGAGCCAACGGTGTGTATGCCGGGCTCATGAATAATCATCTTCCCCTGGCCATGCGGTTGCCCATGCCACCGGTCGCGGTGCGTCTGGCGGGGGGCATGGCCGTGTCTGCCATGCTGGCTCTCGGGCTTGGCGCGCTTTTGGGTGCGCCAGCACTCACCGCCGTGGTGCCGGTATTGCTGGCCCTGGTGCTGGCTGGTGGCCTGGGGATATGGCTCCTGCAACCCCTCGGTCAGTTGCGTATCCGGGCGAGGGAGATCACCCATAACCCGGTGGAGCAGTACGTCTACACGGGGCGCGCCGACGAATTCGGAGAGATCGAGTTCGCCATGCGCATGCTGCGGTCCGAGACCGGCGCCGCTGTGGGCCGGGTGTCCGATGCCGCCAGCCAGCTGGCCGAGTACGCCGACTCCATGGTGGGCTCGGTGCGCAGGACCCGGGATGAGATCCTCCGTCAGCAAGCGGAGACCGATCAGGTGGCCACGGCAGTGAATCAGATGACTGCCAGTGTTCAGGAGGTGGCCCGCAACGCCCAGAATGCTGCGGAAGCGGCCTTGGCGGCGGATACCAGCGCCGGTCAGGGCCGTCAGGTGGTGAGTTCCACCGAGCAGGTCATCGGCCAGTTGGCCGACGAGGTGGAGCGCGCGGCCAGGGTCATCCAGGAACTGGAAGAAAGTGCCGGCTCCATCAGCGCGGTCCTGGAGGTGATTCGGGGCATCGCCGAGCAGACCAACATGCTGGCCTTGAACGCCGCCATTGAAGCGGCCCGGGCCGGTGAGCATGGGCGTGGTTTCTCCGTGGTGGCCGACGAGGTGCGCAGCCTGGCATCCCGCACCCATGAATCCACGCAGGAAATCCAGAGCACCATCGAAAAGCTGCAGCGTGGCGCCCATTCCTCGGTGGAGGTGATGCAGAACAGCCGCAAGCAGGCGGAGAAGAGCGTTGAGCAGGCAGGTCGGGCAGCCCAGTCCCTCGAAGAGATCGCCAGTAGCGTCGCCGCCATCACCGACATGAGTGCCCAGATCGCCACGGCCGTGGATCAGCAGGGATCGGTCAGCGAGGAGATCAACCAGAGCATCACCCGCATCCGTGGCTATGCCGATGGCAATGCCGATTCCGGTCAGCAGATCGAGTCGGCGGCCAGCCAGGTGGCGGGACTTTCCGCTGAACTCAAACTGCTGGCCCGACAATTCTGGGAGCGCCGCAACTGA
- a CDS encoding secondary thiamine-phosphate synthase enzyme YjbQ yields MKISHHELPLATEAPIQILDVTQHVRDLFADSGIRNGIVTLISRHTTAYVNLNEQEPMLQQDMLTYLKRLVPRDGDYRHNENPVDGRDNAHSHLMGLFMNASETIPIVEGELRLGSWQSIFFIELDGPRPERRLSVHFMGTE; encoded by the coding sequence ATGAAGATCAGCCACCACGAACTGCCGCTTGCCACCGAGGCCCCCATCCAGATCCTGGATGTCACCCAGCATGTTCGTGACCTGTTTGCCGACAGCGGTATCCGCAATGGCATCGTCACCCTGATCTCACGACACACCACCGCCTACGTGAACCTCAATGAGCAGGAGCCCATGCTCCAGCAGGACATGCTCACTTACCTCAAGCGCCTGGTGCCCCGTGACGGGGACTACCGGCACAACGAGAATCCGGTGGATGGCCGGGACAACGCCCATTCCCATCTCATGGGGCTGTTCATGAACGCCTCGGAGACCATCCCCATCGTGGAGGGCGAATTGCGCCTGGGCAGCTGGCAATCCATCTTTTTCATCGAACTGGACGGCCCCCGCCCGGAGCGCCGTCTTTCCGTCCATTTCATGGGAACCGAGTAA
- a CDS encoding RuBisCO large subunit C-terminal-like domain-containing protein, which yields MQASDIDGFFAEPHQIDLEKHLILDYTLECVGDPRTAAAHLCSEQSTAQWKRVDVDEDLRPRFGAKVLELEVIEQREALSYPVQHAAQGDIFACRVKIAHPHENFGPRIPNLISAVLGEGPFFTPGIPLIKLQDIHFPDSFLTHFQGPKFGVQGLRDQLNAHDRPIFFGVIKPNIGLPPDAFSAIGHEAWLGGLDIAKDDEMLADPDWSPLTERCEHLGRARRDAEEATGTPKMYLANITDEVDRLVELHDAAVARGANALLVNALPVGLSGVRMLRKHTQVPLIAHFPFIAAFSRLPHYGVHSRVMTRLQRLAGFDSVIMPGFGPRMMTTDEEVRDNIRACLEPMGQIKPCLPVPGGSDSAATLKRVYDKVGSVDFGFVPGRGVFGHPMGPRAGATSIRQAWDAIAAGVDVHTHAEDHPELAAALKAFS from the coding sequence ATGCAGGCCTCCGACATCGACGGCTTCTTTGCCGAACCCCACCAGATCGATCTGGAAAAGCACCTCATCCTGGACTACACGCTGGAATGCGTGGGTGATCCGCGCACGGCGGCGGCGCACCTGTGCAGCGAGCAGTCCACCGCCCAGTGGAAACGGGTGGACGTGGACGAGGATCTGCGCCCACGCTTTGGCGCCAAGGTGCTGGAACTGGAAGTGATCGAGCAGCGCGAGGCCCTGAGCTATCCCGTGCAGCACGCCGCCCAGGGAGACATCTTCGCCTGCCGCGTGAAGATCGCCCATCCCCATGAGAACTTTGGCCCGCGCATCCCCAATCTGATCTCGGCAGTGCTGGGCGAAGGGCCTTTCTTCACCCCCGGCATCCCGTTGATCAAGTTGCAGGACATCCACTTTCCAGACAGCTTCCTGACCCACTTTCAGGGCCCGAAGTTCGGTGTGCAGGGGCTCAGGGATCAACTCAATGCCCATGACCGCCCCATCTTCTTCGGGGTGATCAAACCCAATATCGGCCTGCCACCGGATGCCTTCTCCGCCATTGGCCACGAGGCCTGGCTGGGCGGCCTGGACATCGCCAAGGATGACGAGATGCTGGCGGACCCGGACTGGTCCCCCCTGACCGAGCGCTGCGAACACCTGGGGCGCGCCCGACGTGACGCCGAAGAGGCCACCGGCACCCCCAAGATGTACCTGGCCAACATCACCGACGAGGTGGATCGGCTGGTGGAGTTGCACGATGCCGCCGTGGCACGGGGCGCCAATGCCCTGCTGGTCAATGCCCTGCCCGTGGGCCTGTCCGGCGTGCGCATGCTGCGCAAGCACACCCAGGTGCCGCTGATCGCCCATTTTCCCTTCATCGCCGCCTTCAGTCGCCTGCCCCATTACGGCGTGCACAGCCGGGTGATGACCCGCCTGCAACGTCTGGCGGGCTTTGACTCGGTGATCATGCCCGGCTTTGGCCCCCGCATGATGACCACCGACGAGGAGGTGCGTGACAACATCCGCGCCTGTCTGGAGCCCATGGGCCAGATCAAGCCCTGCCTGCCGGTACCCGGCGGGAGTGATTCAGCGGCCACCCTCAAGCGGGTGTACGACAAGGTGGGCAGCGTGGACTTTGGCTTCGTACCCGGCCGGGGTGTCTTCGGCCACCCCATGGGCCCCCGCGCCGGCGCCACCAGCATCCGCCAGGCCTGGGACGCCATCGCCGCCGGGGTGGACGTGCACACCCATGCCGAGGATCACCCGGAACTGGCAGCGGCGCTGAAGGCCTTCAGTTAG
- a CDS encoding DUF342 domain-containing protein, with protein MSGDESPEASIPDLDLRLDESGTRVYCTPGPEQGYPDLEAASVVVALREAGYGDWAVLDEGVKVLTQALRQPAPAGHQEPFLLAEALDGRFVLKVDAKGLEASLHVEGPRGGSPATVEQVLQALAERGVTHGVDQNAILALLRQPELAPDVAVIARATAPVNGADTVFESLVPEARERIPSIDDRGRADYRDLGELVQVSPGTPLMRRHHATPGTPGLNLFGAPIPARDGRERSFSTRLRNVERDPEDPDLLRAAAAGMPVVVPNGVMVEELLDVKQVDLSSGHLNFEGSVRIRGDVADGMRVRSTGDIEVGGMVEGAILDAGGDVIIRHGVVGQLQHGEVHHPTAVIKAGGTVRARFMENARVEAAVVVVQEQLVHCQVSAHQSVTVGATGARKGQIVGGQVRARELIECLLLGSPTSPHTVVMVGVDPEGQDHLEQVDARLLEKQKLLDELARTLHFASQHPERVDENFIKRVQNTLVKAREEMAELTLEREALVQRVERSQDACILVRERLYGGVEVHVGDRVRRVDQEVVGGAFFLREGELVFDHAP; from the coding sequence ATGAGCGGCGACGAATCTCCGGAAGCCTCCATACCCGATCTGGATCTTCGCCTGGATGAGTCTGGTACCCGGGTGTATTGCACACCGGGACCGGAGCAGGGATATCCTGATCTGGAAGCCGCGTCTGTGGTGGTGGCCCTGCGCGAGGCGGGGTATGGCGACTGGGCCGTGCTGGATGAGGGGGTCAAGGTGCTCACCCAGGCCCTGCGCCAGCCGGCCCCTGCGGGCCATCAGGAGCCCTTCCTGCTGGCCGAGGCGCTGGATGGCCGGTTTGTCCTGAAGGTGGACGCCAAGGGCCTGGAGGCGTCATTGCATGTGGAGGGTCCCCGCGGGGGAAGTCCCGCCACGGTGGAGCAGGTGCTCCAGGCCCTCGCCGAGAGGGGGGTGACCCATGGCGTTGACCAGAACGCCATCCTCGCCTTGCTCAGGCAGCCGGAACTGGCCCCGGATGTTGCCGTGATCGCCCGGGCGACGGCGCCCGTGAACGGCGCGGATACCGTCTTTGAATCCCTGGTCCCCGAGGCCCGCGAACGGATCCCCAGCATCGATGACCGAGGACGCGCCGATTATCGGGACCTGGGTGAACTGGTGCAGGTCTCCCCCGGTACGCCCCTCATGCGTCGCCATCATGCCACCCCCGGCACACCCGGCCTGAATCTGTTCGGCGCTCCCATCCCGGCCCGTGATGGCCGGGAGCGATCGTTCTCCACCCGGCTGCGCAACGTGGAACGTGACCCTGAAGACCCCGATCTGCTGCGGGCTGCCGCTGCCGGCATGCCCGTGGTGGTGCCCAACGGGGTCATGGTCGAGGAGTTGCTGGATGTGAAACAGGTGGATCTGTCCTCCGGGCACCTTAACTTTGAGGGCAGTGTGCGCATCCGCGGCGATGTGGCCGATGGCATGCGCGTGAGATCCACTGGCGATATCGAGGTGGGCGGCATGGTGGAGGGCGCCATACTGGACGCCGGCGGCGACGTGATCATTCGTCACGGTGTGGTGGGGCAGTTGCAACACGGGGAGGTTCACCACCCCACCGCGGTGATCAAGGCGGGGGGCACGGTCAGGGCCCGATTCATGGAAAACGCCCGCGTTGAGGCCGCCGTGGTGGTGGTCCAGGAGCAGTTGGTGCACTGCCAGGTGAGCGCTCATCAGTCGGTGACCGTGGGGGCCACCGGGGCGCGCAAGGGGCAGATCGTTGGAGGCCAGGTCAGGGCCCGGGAACTCATCGAATGCCTGCTGCTGGGTTCACCGACTTCCCCTCACACCGTGGTGATGGTCGGGGTCGATCCGGAAGGACAGGACCATCTGGAACAGGTGGATGCGCGCCTGCTGGAGAAACAGAAATTGCTCGATGAGTTGGCCCGTACCCTGCATTTTGCCAGCCAGCACCCGGAGCGGGTGGATGAAAACTTCATCAAACGGGTGCAGAACACCCTGGTGAAGGCGCGCGAGGAGATGGCCGAGCTCACCCTGGAACGCGAGGCCCTGGTGCAGCGGGTGGAACGCTCCCAGGATGCCTGCATCCTGGTGCGGGAACGGCTCTACGGTGGTGTGGAGGTCCACGTGGGCGATCGGGTGCGGCGTGTCGATCAGGAGGTGGTGGGCGGTGCCTTTTTCCTGCGCGAGGGGGAATTGGTGTTCGACCACGCCCCGTGA
- a CDS encoding PAS domain-containing methyl-accepting chemotaxis protein, producing the protein MKKNLPVTGREKTFSANTNILSTTDAKGMITDVNDDFVDISGFSADELMRQNHNIVRHPDMPPAAFQNLWDTIKNGQSWMGLVKNRCKNGDHYWVSAYVTPIRHNGRITEYQSVRTRPPRECVERADRLYAQVMAGRPPFALRWALPGLRMRLLGAVGLAGVVGWLGSALVGVPASHTLMPILLFVALAGGWAWWVTRPLARLQVQARSVVHNPLCQYVYTGRVDEVGEIQFAMRMLATETGAAVGRVAEAAHRLSRQIKEMTGVIEQTRQEILREQAETDQVATAVNEMAASVQEVARNAQHTARSAEQADASAASGRRVVVSTGEAIGNLSDEVERATQAIHELEQRTEEISTVVEVIQGIAEQTNLLALNAAIEAARAGEEGRGFAVVADEVRSLAARTQNATQEIQGMIEKLQAGAQSSVQVMGQSQEQAERSVRQADEAAQSLEEIARSVSSITEMSVQIATAVDEQSAVSEEINRSITNIRHSADGNADAIVNIEQAAQELNQLSEHLEVLAGQFWDRIH; encoded by the coding sequence ATGAAAAAGAATCTGCCGGTTACCGGGCGGGAGAAGACCTTTTCCGCCAATACCAACATCCTGTCCACCACCGATGCCAAGGGCATGATCACCGATGTAAACGATGATTTCGTGGACATCAGCGGTTTCTCGGCCGATGAACTGATGCGCCAGAACCACAACATCGTGCGTCACCCGGACATGCCGCCCGCGGCCTTCCAGAATCTCTGGGACACCATCAAGAATGGGCAGTCCTGGATGGGGCTGGTGAAGAATCGCTGCAAGAATGGTGATCACTACTGGGTGAGTGCCTACGTCACTCCCATTCGTCACAACGGCCGGATCACCGAATACCAGTCCGTGCGCACCCGTCCTCCCCGGGAGTGTGTGGAGCGCGCCGACAGGCTGTATGCCCAGGTGATGGCTGGCCGGCCGCCCTTTGCCTTGAGATGGGCCTTGCCCGGCCTGCGCATGCGCCTGCTCGGTGCCGTGGGCCTGGCCGGCGTGGTGGGGTGGCTCGGTAGTGCCCTGGTGGGTGTGCCCGCCAGCCACACACTGATGCCCATCCTGCTGTTCGTGGCCCTGGCAGGCGGCTGGGCCTGGTGGGTCACCAGGCCCCTGGCCCGACTGCAGGTGCAGGCCCGCTCAGTGGTGCACAACCCGTTGTGTCAGTACGTCTATACCGGTCGTGTGGACGAGGTGGGGGAGATCCAGTTTGCCATGCGCATGCTGGCCACCGAGACCGGGGCTGCCGTGGGTCGCGTGGCGGAGGCGGCGCATCGCCTTTCCCGGCAGATCAAGGAGATGACCGGCGTCATTGAGCAGACACGACAGGAGATCCTGCGCGAGCAGGCCGAGACCGACCAGGTGGCCACCGCCGTGAACGAGATGGCCGCCAGTGTGCAGGAGGTGGCCCGTAATGCCCAGCATACCGCCCGTTCAGCCGAGCAGGCCGATGCCAGTGCCGCCAGCGGTCGCCGGGTGGTGGTGTCCACCGGTGAGGCCATCGGCAATCTGTCGGATGAGGTGGAGCGGGCCACCCAGGCGATCCATGAGCTGGAGCAGCGCACCGAGGAGATCAGTACGGTGGTGGAGGTGATCCAGGGGATTGCCGAGCAGACCAACCTGCTGGCCCTGAATGCTGCCATCGAGGCGGCCCGCGCAGGCGAGGAGGGTCGGGGTTTTGCGGTGGTGGCCGATGAGGTGCGCAGCCTGGCAGCCCGCACCCAGAACGCCACCCAGGAGATCCAGGGCATGATCGAAAAGCTCCAGGCGGGCGCCCAGTCTTCGGTGCAGGTGATGGGCCAGAGTCAGGAACAGGCCGAGCGCAGTGTTCGTCAGGCCGACGAGGCGGCGCAGTCACTGGAGGAGATCGCCCGCAGCGTGAGTTCCATTACCGAGATGAGCGTGCAGATCGCCACAGCGGTGGATGAGCAGAGTGCCGTGAGCGAGGAGATCAACCGCAGCATCACGAACATCCGTCATTCAGCGGATGGCAATGCCGATGCCATCGTCAACATCGAGCAGGCCGCCCAGGAGCTCAATCAGTTATCCGAGCACCTGGAAGTGCTGGCGGGGCAGTTCTGGGATCGCATCCACTAA